One segment of Cydia splendana unplaced genomic scaffold, ilCydSple1.2 scaffold_80_ctg1, whole genome shotgun sequence DNA contains the following:
- the LOC134805915 gene encoding uncharacterized protein LOC134805915 produces MYFKANSVTNDKQLSTLIAVVGDRCYELMTNLASPKKPSELSFTELVALVQKHLKPKPSIMAERYRFRLRRQAAGESISQYIAELKKLARTCDFKETLADNLRDQLVCGVSGDVIRQRLFAEEDLTYAKAVTLACSLEAAERDAAIMTGGGGRASGEPAGAVHRVASGDGAGRGAGRRPPAQRQQRETGFSARETAGSAGGATPCTACGATNHCFSTCKFKEYICSMCRKTGHLRRMCPKRSSGNERAARGRNSGRSRTYFVTGEDSESNESEEEEEALYRVSLSQYKPI; encoded by the exons ATGTATTTTAAAGCTAATTCCGTGACGAACGATAAGCAGTTATCAACGTTAATTGCGGTGGTTGGTGATCGGTGTTATGAGTTAATGACAAATTTGGCGAGTCCGAAAAAGCCATCGGAGTTATCTTTCACGGAGTTGGTAGCGTTGGTGCAAAAACATTTAAAGCCGAAGCCATCCATAATGGCCGAACGGTACCGTTTCCGGCTTAGAAGGCAAGCGGCGGGCGAGTCCATATCGCAGTACATAGCGGAGCTAAAGAAGTTGGCGCGAACTTGCGATTTTAAAGAGACCTTAGCGGACAACCTTCGAGACCAGTTGGTATGCGGCGTGAGTGGGGACGTTATACGGCAACGGCTGTTTGCGGAGGAGGATTTGACGTATGCTAAGGCGGTGACCTTGGCATGTTCATTGGAGGCGGCGGAGCGTGATGCAGCAATTATGACGGGCGGCGGCGGTCGAGCCTCCGGAGAGCCCGCGGGAGCGGTGCATCGCGTGGCTAGCGGGgacggcgcggggcgcggggcCGGGCGGCGGCCGCCGGCGCAGCGCCAGCAGCGGGAAACAGGTTTTAGTGCGCGGGAAACAGCTGGAAGCGCAGGCGGTGCAACACCTTGTACTGCTTGCGGCGCCACTAACCATTGTTTTTCGACGTGCAAGTTCAAAGAATATATATGTAGTATGTGTCGCAAGACGGGGCATTTACGTCGAATGTGTCCCAAAAGGTCGTCTGGCAATGAAAGGGCGGCTCGAGGGCGCAACAGCGGCCGGTCACGGACCTATTTTGTTACCGGAGAGGATAGCGAATCGAATGAATCGGAAGAGGAGGAGGAAGCATTATACAGAGTTTCGTTAAGCCAATACAAGCCG ATATAA